A genome region from Anastrepha obliqua isolate idAnaObli1 chromosome 4, idAnaObli1_1.0, whole genome shotgun sequence includes the following:
- the LOC129246057 gene encoding uncharacterized protein LOC129246057: MLQKDANLNTILEEWPQYKQSFGHLMIELDFKKLYPEKQNLLFDKWESFCQAIPPLLEIYIKDSNSLTTWRQFKEGSINAEHANRQKKNTSSSTLLQIQEIVSYCGHRQVVNFSQN, translated from the exons ATGCTACAAAaagatgcaaatttaaatacaattttagaagAATGGCCTCAGTATAAGCAGAGTTTTGGACATTTAATG ATAGAACTGGATTTTAAGAAGCTGTACCCCGAAaagcaaaatttgttatttgataaATGGGAGAGCTTCTGCCAAGCGATTCCACCTTTGCTAGAAATTTACATTAAAGATTCAAACAGCTTAACTACTTGGAGGCAGTTTAAAGAAGGAAGCATCAATGCTG AACATgcaaacagacaaaaaaaaaacacttcatcAAGTACACTATTGCAGATTCAAGAAATAGTTTCTTACTGTGGGCACCGACAAGTAGTGAACTTCagtcaaaattga